A single genomic interval of Pyrus communis chromosome 5, drPyrComm1.1, whole genome shotgun sequence harbors:
- the LOC137733352 gene encoding NAC domain-containing protein 53-like: MARGKENSLAPGFRFHPTDEELVWYYLKRKVSGKNFRFDPISVVDIYKTEPWDLPGKSKLKTRDLEWYFFSFLDKKYGNSSRTNRATEKGYWKTTGKDRPIKHNSRDVGMKKTLVFHSGRAPTGARTNWVMHEYRLSNEELEKAGIQQKDPYVLCRIFQKSGTGPKNGEKYGAPVMEEEWDDDDVTCVPGEEAAANVVAVSEEPDNEAMDVNNGAYVEAFDLDQNLDTGILSESAPPPLNFYHGETSNYIEHYGDFVEDDTKAVMGTGETLEYCEHQMFFGYPEHYETVGNPVKNEYITSQNPEDSKFVDLTEHYEADAKPVKDECFLEPSDGANPSVVNYSLNEPYLDATENKPFGDGLFLETNDLSNPVESTAGFDMLDEYLTYFDANDDISQYIDFDSCGYVPDQGPSDQKLLNGETELQPMGGDHLVQPEPQPMGGEHLVQPEDTDDASLSKKMPECKFESDGNYPFIKKASHMMLGSIPAPPAFASEFPAKEAMLRLNSGASSSSSVHVTAAMIRIRDITSSDNRMDWSFGKDGVVNLVFSVQLSQNDGNSGNLVPVGGSLSGKTGCVVMRGWFLFMFLWVLFLSMSFKIGSYICTR, encoded by the exons ATGGCCCGCGGCAAAGAGAATTCACTCGCTCCTGGGTTCCGATTCCACCCAACCGATGAAGAACTAGTCTGGTACTATCTGAAGCGTAAGGTCTCCGGCAAGAACTTCCGATTTGACCCCATATCGGTCGTCGATATCTACAAGACCGAGCCTTGGGACCTCCCTG GCAAGTCGAAGCTGAAGACTAGGGACTTGGAGTGGTACTTTTTCAGTTTTCTGGATAAGAAGTATGGAAATTCGTCGAGGACGAATCGGGCTACTGAAAAAGGGTACTGGAAGACTACGGGTAAGGATCGCCCCATTAAACATAATTCCCGGGATGTTGGGATGAAGAAGACGCTGGTTTTCCATAGCGGGCGAGCCCCCACCGGTGCAAGAACCAATTGGGTTATGCATGAGTATCGCCTTTCCAACGAGGAATTGGAAAAAGCTGGAATTCAACAG AAGGATCCGTATGTGCTTTGTAGGATATTCCAGAAGAGTGGCACGGGACCGAAGAATGGGGAGAAGTACGGCGCCCCAGTTATGGAGGAGGAATGGGACGATGATGACGTGACTTGTGTACCTGGGGAAGAGGCGGCTGCTAATGTAGTGGCAGTCAGCGAAGAGCCAGATAATGAAGCAATGGATGTCAACAATGGGGCATATGTTGAAGCATTTGACCTTGATCAG AATCTTGACACAGGAATTCTGTCTGAAAGTGCACCACCTCCTTTGAACTTCTATCATGGGGAGACGAGCAACTACATTGAGCATTATGGGGACTTTGTTGAAGATGATACAAAGGCTGTGATGGGCACTGGGGAAACTTTGGAATACTGCGAACACCAGATGTTCTTTGGATACCCAGAGCATTATGAGACGGTTGGGAACCCAGTCAAAAATGAATATATAACCTCACAAAATCCCGAGGACTCGAAGTTTGTTGACTTGACAGAGCACTATGAGGCTGATGCAAAACCAGTCAAAGATGAATGCTTTCTTGAACCAAGCGATGGTGCAAATCCATCTGTCGTCAATTATTCACTTAATGAACCATATTTGGATGCTACTGAGAATAAGCCATTTGGTGATGGGCTGTTCCTTGAAACTAATGATCTTTCAAATCCAGTTGAGTCAACTGCAGGCTTTGACATGCTTGATGAGTACCTTACATACTTTGATGCCAATGATGACATCTCTCAGTATATTGATTTTGATTCTTGTGGCTATGTTCCTGACCAAGGTCCATCTGACCAGAAG CTTCTGAATGGTGAAACTGAGCTACAACCAATGGGAGGCGATCATCTTGTACAACCAGAGCCACAACCAATGGGAGGCGAACATCTTGTACAACCAGAGGATACTGATGATGCATCTTTGTCAAAGAAAATGCCCGAGTGCAAGTTTGAATCAG ATGGTAACTATCCCTTCATCAAAAAGGCAAGTCACATGATGTTGGGCAGCATACCTGCTCCACCTGCATTTGCTTCAGAGTTCCCTGCTAAAGAAGCAATGCTTCGGTTAAATTCTGGTGCATCGTCTTCCAGTTCGGTTCATGTTACTGCAGCCATGATTAGAATTAGAGACATAACTTCAAGTGACAACAGGATGGACTGGTCTTTTGGAAAGGATGGGGTGGTCAACCTTGTGTTTTCTGTTCAGCTGTCGCAGAATGACGGAAACTCTGGCAATCTGGTGCCAGTCGGTGGCTCACTCTCTGGAAAGACAGGATGTGTGGTGATGCGGGGAtggtttttgtttatgtttctcTGGGTTCTGTTTCTTTCTATGAGTTTCAAAATCGGGAGCTACATCTGTACCAGGTGA
- the LOC137733353 gene encoding malate dehydrogenase [NADP], chloroplastic-like — translation MAVAELSTPSYTKTHLFQLSQLSPLSTHLHFHRRVAFRPLPHTRNDRICCSVAPNQVQAPAAPAQTEDPKNKPECFGVFCLTYDLQAEEETKSWKKLINIAVSGAAGMISNHLLFKLASGEVFGPDQPIALKLLGSERSFQALEGVAMELEDSLFPLLREVSIGIDPYEVFQDVEWALLIGAKPRGPGMERADLLDLNGQIFVEQGKALSAVASHNVKVIVVGNPCNTNALICLKNAPNIPAKNFHALTRLDENRAKCQLALKAGVFYDKVSNVTIWGNHSTTQVPDFLNARINGLPVKEVIKDHKWLEEEFTELIQKRGGVLIKKWGRSSAASTAMSIADAIKSLVTPTPEGDWFSSAVYTNGNPYGIAEDLVFSMPCRSKGDGDYELVKDIQFDDYLRKRIKRSEAELLAEKRCVAHLTGQGIAVCDLPEDTMLPGEM, via the exons ATGGCAGTAGCTGAGCTATCAACACCTTCATACACCAAGACCCACCTTTTTCAATTATCCCAGCTCTCACCCTTATCGACCCATCTCCACTTTCACCGTCGTGTCGCCTTTCGGCCGCTCCCTCACACTCGAAATGACAGAATCTGTTGCTCTGTTGCACCCAA TCAAGTTCAAGCTCCAGCAGCTCCAGCGCAAACCGAAGACCCGAAGAACAAGCCTGAGTGCTTCGGCGTGTTCTGCCTCACCTATGATCTCCAAGCT GAAGAAGAGACAAAAtcatggaagaaattaattaatattgcaGTCTCAGGTGCAGCTGGGATGATATCTAATCATCTACTATTTAAA CTTGCATCAGGCGAGGTTTTTGGGCCAGACCAACCTATTGCATTGAAACTATTGGGATCTGAAAGGTCCTTCCAAGCTCTTGAAG GAGTTGCTATGGAATTGGAGGATTCTCTTTTTCCGTTGTTGCGGGAGGTGAGCATTGGCATTGATCCATATGAGGTTTTccaagatgtagaatgggctctTTTAATAGGAGCAAAGCCTCGAGGTCCTGGAATGGAAAGAGCAGACTTGTTGGATCTGAATGGGCAGATTTTTGTCGAGCAG GGAAAAGCTCTTAGTGCTGTTGCATCACATAACGTCAAAGTGATTGTAGTTGGAAACCCTTGTAACACAAA TGCACTCATCTGTTTGAAAAATGCTCCAAACATACCTGCAAAGAATTTTCATGCTTTAACACGGCTGGACGAAAATAGAGCAAAATGTCAG CTAGCCCTCAAAGCAGGTGTCTTCTATGATAAAGTGTCAAACGTGACCATCTGGGGAAACCACTCAACCACCCAG GTGCCAGACTTCTTAAATGCTAGAATTAATGGCTTGCCGGTCAAAGAGGTCATCAAGGATCACAAATGGTTAGAGGAAGAATTTACCGAACTTATCCAGAAG AGAGGAGGTGTGCTCATCAAGAAATGGGGAAGATCGTCAGCTGCATCAACTGCCATGTCAATTGCAGATGCCATAAAGTCTTTGGTTACTCCTACCCCAGAGGGCGATTGGTTTTCATCTGCA GTTTACACAAATGGAAATCCCTATGGTATAGCAGAGGATTTAGTATTCAGTATGCCATGCAGATCTAAA GGAGATGGCGACTATGAACTTGTAAAGGACATACAATTTGATGACTATCTTCGCAAGCGAATAAAAAGG AGCGAAGCTGAGTTACTAGCTGAGAAAAGATGCGTCGCTCACCTTACTGGGCAG GGTATCGCTGTGTGTGATTTACCCGAGGATACTATGCTTCCTGGAGAGATGTAA